The following are encoded together in the Azospirillum lipoferum 4B genome:
- the rplI gene encoding 50S ribosomal protein L9 has product MEVILLERVEKLGQMGQVVNVRPGFARNYLLPQRKAMRATKANLAVFEKQKAHLEAVNLERRKDAEHVATKMDNVTVVVIRQAAETGVLYGSVTTRDVSDALTAAGYKTDRKQVQIDTPIKTLGLFKLRVVLHPEVSITVTVNVARSAEEAELQAQRGGMITAADLRDEDEEEETYVEETATEEEEG; this is encoded by the coding sequence ATGGAAGTTATTCTGCTGGAGCGGGTCGAGAAGCTCGGCCAGATGGGCCAGGTCGTCAATGTGCGTCCCGGCTTCGCCCGCAACTATCTGCTGCCGCAGCGGAAGGCCATGCGCGCCACCAAGGCGAACCTGGCCGTCTTCGAGAAGCAGAAGGCCCACCTTGAGGCCGTGAACCTCGAGCGCCGCAAGGACGCCGAGCATGTCGCGACCAAGATGGACAACGTGACGGTCGTCGTGATCCGTCAGGCCGCCGAGACCGGCGTCCTGTACGGCTCTGTGACCACCCGCGACGTTTCCGACGCGCTGACCGCCGCCGGCTATAAGACCGACCGCAAGCAGGTCCAGATCGATACCCCGATCAAGACCCTGGGTCTGTTCAAGCTGCGCGTCGTCCTGCATCCGGAAGTGTCGATCACGGTCACGGTCAACGTCGCCCGTTCGGCCGAAGAGGCCGAGCTGCAGGCCCAGCGCGGTGGCATGATCACCGCCGCCGACCTGCGCGACGAGGACGAGGAAGAAGAGACCTACGTCGAAGAGACCGCGACCGAGGAAGAGGAGGGCTGA
- a CDS encoding acyltransferase family protein → MQSTCAGAMFRKPLKAELAVGSIRACRPASGDVSPVPGVAMRRNLLPYHVVELRGLACILLVAYHVVGTPGAGMQVADGSIYRYATDSFELIRMPLFTFISGLVYAVNPARVELLTTFFLKKLRRLGFPFLVVSALFYFLQTHAPGANGTLVPDSMWRIYVFPYAHFWYLQALFLIFSVVALLDAAHLMDRPGRFALAMAVAVAACLTVHFDSNILSVNEACFLLPHFLLGVGVTRFRAMVPGTMLPGTAGTALGLGIALHQASLWGYLPHFGWNSGVALLCGMGGAVTLLHAMPSSRVFRMVGASSYAIYLHHAMFAAGTRVLLHRMDAGDGVIFCVALISGLVGPMVLEALARLRPWTRVVLVGKA, encoded by the coding sequence GTGCAATCGACCTGCGCAGGCGCCATGTTCCGCAAGCCGCTCAAGGCGGAGCTTGCGGTTGGGTCCATCCGGGCCTGCCGACCCGCCTCCGGCGATGTCAGCCCGGTGCCCGGAGTAGCCATGCGCAGGAATCTATTGCCGTATCATGTGGTGGAGTTGAGGGGGCTGGCCTGCATCCTGCTGGTCGCCTACCATGTGGTCGGCACCCCGGGGGCGGGCATGCAGGTGGCGGATGGTTCCATCTACCGGTACGCCACCGACAGCTTCGAGCTGATTCGCATGCCGCTCTTCACCTTCATTTCCGGGCTCGTCTATGCCGTGAATCCGGCCCGGGTCGAGCTGCTGACGACCTTCTTCCTCAAGAAGCTGCGCCGGCTGGGCTTCCCGTTCCTGGTGGTGTCCGCTCTCTTCTATTTCCTTCAGACCCACGCACCCGGAGCCAACGGGACACTCGTCCCCGATTCGATGTGGCGGATCTATGTCTTCCCCTATGCCCATTTCTGGTACCTGCAGGCGCTGTTCCTGATCTTCTCCGTGGTGGCGTTGCTCGACGCGGCGCATTTGATGGACCGGCCGGGCCGATTTGCGCTCGCGATGGCAGTCGCGGTTGCCGCCTGTCTGACCGTGCATTTCGACTCGAATATCTTGTCGGTGAACGAAGCCTGCTTCCTGTTGCCGCATTTCCTGCTGGGGGTGGGGGTGACCCGCTTCCGCGCGATGGTGCCGGGCACGATGTTGCCGGGTACCGCCGGAACGGCGCTGGGGTTGGGCATCGCCCTGCATCAGGCCTCGCTCTGGGGGTATTTGCCCCATTTCGGCTGGAACAGCGGCGTCGCGCTGCTGTGCGGCATGGGCGGAGCCGTGACCCTTCTCCATGCGATGCCGTCCAGCCGCGTTTTCCGCATGGTGGGAGCGTCCTCCTACGCGATCTATCTGCATCACGCGATGTTCGCCGCAGGGACCCGCGTGCTGCTGCACCGCATGGATGCCGGGGACGGCGTGATCTTCTGCGTTGCGCTGATCTCGGGGCTGGTCGGGCCGATGGTGCTGGAGGCGCTGGCGCGGTTGAGGCCCTGGACCCGTGTGGTGCTGGTCGGCAAGGCGTGA
- a CDS encoding DUF2232 domain-containing protein, translated as MALGPAGPLVVAVGGGLISAFFYLSVMFGGMGALILGYLAPLPLFLTGLWLGAPAATMAGLAGAAAVLLGTSGSMLVALSYLVTGAAPAILVVRQSLLARSREDGTLEWYPPGRVLMGLTGMGVAALLAAVILTLGQPGGLEGLMRQTLARVVEPAFRMQGQQAPDPEAFWVAAVLPGLVAVSWLVMMIVNAVLAQGALMRFGRNRRPAMRLAELELPNWLAPLFAVSVAAASVVPGTLGFLAVNLALILAVPFAFAGLSVVHVFASSRSARTLILVGFYMMLFLFGWPILLLVGLGMIEQWIGLRRRFSPAAPGQEDE; from the coding sequence ATGGCCTTGGGTCCGGCCGGTCCGCTGGTGGTCGCCGTCGGCGGCGGCCTGATAAGTGCGTTCTTCTACCTGTCCGTGATGTTCGGCGGGATGGGAGCGCTGATCCTGGGCTATCTGGCCCCCCTGCCCCTGTTCCTCACGGGACTGTGGCTGGGGGCGCCCGCGGCGACGATGGCCGGCCTGGCCGGCGCCGCCGCGGTGTTGCTGGGCACCTCCGGCAGCATGCTGGTGGCGCTGTCCTACCTGGTGACCGGGGCCGCCCCGGCGATCCTGGTGGTGCGGCAGTCGCTTCTGGCACGCTCACGAGAGGATGGAACCCTGGAATGGTATCCGCCCGGCCGGGTCCTGATGGGCCTAACCGGGATGGGCGTGGCGGCGCTGCTCGCCGCGGTGATCCTGACGCTCGGTCAGCCCGGTGGGCTGGAAGGGCTGATGCGGCAGACACTGGCTCGAGTCGTCGAGCCGGCGTTTCGCATGCAGGGCCAGCAGGCTCCGGATCCCGAGGCATTCTGGGTGGCGGCCGTCCTGCCGGGACTGGTTGCGGTCTCATGGCTTGTCATGATGATCGTCAACGCGGTGCTGGCGCAGGGGGCGCTGATGCGGTTCGGCCGCAACCGGCGCCCTGCCATGCGTCTGGCCGAGCTGGAGTTGCCAAACTGGCTGGCGCCGCTTTTCGCGGTGTCGGTCGCGGCGGCTTCGGTCGTGCCGGGAACCCTCGGGTTCCTGGCGGTCAATCTGGCGCTGATCCTGGCGGTTCCTTTCGCCTTCGCCGGGCTTTCGGTGGTTCATGTATTCGCCAGCAGCCGGTCGGCCCGCACGCTGATCCTCGTTGGCTTCTACATGATGCTGTTTCTCTTCGGGTGGCCGATCCTGCTTTTGGTCGGCCTGGGCATGATCGAGCAATGGATCGGGCTGCGCCGCCGGTTTTCCCCCGCGGCCCCCGGTCAGGAGGACGAGTGA
- the rpsR gene encoding 30S ribosomal protein S18, translating into MSDKQTTGAPARTGGARRPFFRRRKTCPFSGANAPAIDYKDVKLLSRFISERGKIVPSRITAVSTKKQRELARAIKRARFLALLPYVVK; encoded by the coding sequence ATGTCCGACAAGCAGACCACGGGCGCTCCCGCCCGCACCGGCGGCGCCCGCCGCCCGTTCTTCCGTCGCCGCAAGACCTGCCCGTTCTCGGGTGCGAACGCTCCGGCGATCGACTACAAGGACGTCAAGCTGCTGTCCCGCTTCATCTCCGAGCGCGGGAAGATCGTCCCGAGCCGCATCACCGCGGTCTCGACGAAGAAGCAGCGTGAACTGGCCCGCGCCATCAAGCGCGCCCGTTTCCTGGCCCTTCTCCCCTACGTGGTGAAGTAA
- the rpsF gene encoding 30S ribosomal protein S6, with protein sequence MALYECVLIARQDISAAQAEQLSEQFAQIVRDNGGTIAKSEYWGLKTLTYKIKKNRKGHYTLFNIDAPAAAVAEMERNMSISEDVLRFMTVRVDALDANPSAMMQSRNERSERGDRGDRGPRRFDDRGPRPPRRQENVAAAEGETA encoded by the coding sequence ATGGCACTTTACGAGTGCGTGCTGATCGCGCGCCAGGACATTTCGGCCGCCCAGGCCGAGCAACTCTCTGAGCAGTTCGCCCAGATCGTCCGCGACAACGGCGGCACGATCGCCAAGAGCGAATACTGGGGTCTGAAGACCCTCACCTACAAGATCAAGAAGAACCGCAAGGGTCACTACACCCTCTTCAACATCGACGCGCCGGCCGCCGCCGTTGCCGAGATGGAGCGGAACATGAGCATCAGCGAAGACGTGCTGCGCTTCATGACCGTGCGTGTCGACGCCCTCGATGCCAACCCGTCGGCGATGATGCAGAGCCGCAACGAGCGTAGCGAGCGCGGCGACCGTGGCGACCGTGGTCCGCGTCGCTTCGACGACCGTGGCCCGCGTCCGCCGCGTCGCCAGGAAAACGTTGCCGCCGCCGAAGGGGAGACCGCGTAA